In Trifolium pratense cultivar HEN17-A07 linkage group LG7, ARS_RC_1.1, whole genome shotgun sequence, a genomic segment contains:
- the LOC123894026 gene encoding uncharacterized protein LOC123894026: protein MNGGFLSSILDIESSFQRHQQTQLGNSSGQQDMNIMPGLENKNQFDTIEVKNLNMGLTFGKGKGIASSNPDNSNDMSEDDEQGYAEDGNCENFYDGGKGKKGGSSPWQRMKWTDNVVGLLIAVVSCVGDDGTIGGVDGGVKRKSVVLQKKGKWKTVSKIMISKGCHVSPQQCEDKFNDLNKRYKRLNEILGRGTCCQVVENPALMDSMLNLSAKAKDDVRKILSSKHLFYKEMCAYHNGQRIPNSHDLDLHSYSLEHGKDSRDNDGSEDEDEDNHESEEDDLDNGININNAHGGGGRMEEFCDGNKLSEDDGHFWPQSVGMAKLEVEMARVFQDPAKSPWERREWIKVQLLKLEEQNVEYQARAFELQKQRFKWLRYCSKKDRELEKMRMENKRMKLENERRILKLKQREQEADFSRSEMSLDPTSIGINRPRGREHINLARQQ from the coding sequence ATGAATGGTGGCTTTTTGAGTAGTATTTTGGACATTGAATCTTCATTTCAAAGACACCAACAGACTCAGTTAGGTAATTCATCTGGTCAACAAGATATGAATATCATGCCTGGTTTGGAAAATAAGAATCAATTTGATACAATTGAAGTCAAAAATTTGAATATGGGGTTGACTTTTGGTAAAGGTAAGGGAATTGCTAGTTCTAATCCTGATAATAGTAATGACATGAGCGAAGACGATGAGCAGGGTTATGCTGAAGATGGGAATTGCGAGAATTTTTACGATGGTGGTAAAGGTAAAAAGGGGGGATCGTCTCCTTGGCAGCGGATGAAGTGGACGGATAATGTGGTTGGACTTCTTATAGCGGTAGTGAGTTGTGTTGGTGATGATGGTACAATCGGTGGTGTGGATGGGGGTGTTAAAAGGAAATCTGTGGTTTTACAGAAGAAGGGTAAGTGGAAAACTGTTTCCAAGATAATGATAAGTAAAGGTTGTCATGTGTCGCCGCAACAGTGTGAGGATAAATTTAATGACTTGAATAAGAGGTATAAGAGATTGAATGAGATACTTGGTAGGGGAACTTGTTGCCAAGTGGTTGAGAATCCTGCGTTGATGGATTCAATGCTTAACTTGTCTGCTAAGGCTAAGGATGATGTTAGAAAGATATTGAGCTCGAAACATTTGTTTTATAAGGAAATGTGTGCATACCATAATGGACAAAGGATACCAAATAGCCATGATCTTGACTTGCATAGTTATTCGTTGGAACATGGGAAGGACTCGAGAGATAACGATGGCTCTGAGGATGAAGATGAGGATAACCATGAAAGCGAGGAAGATGACTTGGATAAtggaattaatattaataatgcaCATGGGGGTGGAGGGAGAATGGAGGAGTTTTGCGATGGAAATAAGTTAAGTGAGGATGATGGCCACTTTTGGCCGCAATCTGTTGGGATGGCAAAACTTGAGGTTGAAATGGCAAGGGTTTTTCAAGACCCTGCAAAGTCGCCGTGGGAGCGAAGAGAGTGGATTAAGGTACAGCTGTTGAAGCTTGAAGAGCAAAATGTGGAGTACCAAGCCAGGGCTTTTGAACTTCAGAAACAGCGGTTTAAGTGGTTAAGATACTGCAGCAAGAAGGATAGGGAGCTGGAGAAGATGAGGATGGAGAACAAGAGAATGAAATTGGAAAATGAGCGCAGAATCTTGAAACTGAAGCAGAGAGAGCAGGAGGCAGACTTCAGTAGGTCTGAGATGTCCTTAGACCCTACTTCCATTGGTATCAACCGGCCACGAGGGAGGGAACATATCAACTTGGCTAGGCAGCAGTAG